The following coding sequences are from one Nicotiana tomentosiformis chromosome 3, ASM39032v3, whole genome shotgun sequence window:
- the LOC104112976 gene encoding protein EXORDIUM-like 3: MPHHYFHRRPVTPVPAIFCFLGVFLFFFLGPLPVNGWRPWPNQKPNATELIYGGSKKYEGSSEFVHLKYHMGPVLTANITVYPIWYGRWGKSQKRIIRDFISSFSAYDSKPPSVAGWWKTVQLYTDQTGANISRNVHLGDEKNDRFYSHGKSLTRLTVQSVIKSAVTARTRPLPLNPKSGVYLLLTSDDVYVQDFCQNVCGFHYFTFPSIVGYTLPYAWVGNSAKLCPGTCAYPFSVPNYMPGFKAVKSPNNDVGVDGMISVIAHEIAELSTNPLVNAWYAGQDPTFPVEIADLCEGIYGTGGGGSYTGQMMNDKEGATYNMNGLRRRFLVQWVWNHILNYCTGPNALDQ; this comes from the coding sequence ATGCCCCACCATTACTTTCACCGCCGGCCGGTTACTCCGGTGCCGGCGATATTTTGTTTTCTCGGAgtctttttattctttttcttggGCCCTTTGCCTGTTAATGGGTGGCGTCCATGGCCCAACCAAAAGCCCAATGCCACCGAGTTAATCTACGGCGGGTCTAAAAAATATGAGGGCTCGTCGGAGTTTGTCCATTTGAAATATCATATGGGCCCTGTTCTCACTGCAAATATCACCGTTTATCCCATTTGGTACGGACGGTGGGGAAAGTCCCAGAAGCGTATTATCCGCGATTTCATCAGCTCATTCTCGGCCTACGATTCTAAGCCGCCTTCAGTTGCCGGCTGGTGGAAAACGGTCCAGCTTTACACTGATCAGACCGGAGCCAATATCTCCCGTAATGTCCACCTCGGCGACGAGAAAAACGATCGGTTTTACTCACATGGTAAATCCTTAACCCGGTTAACCGTACAGTCAGTGATAAAATCCGCCGTTACAGCTCGTACCCGACCGTTACCGTTAAACCCGAAAAGTGGCGTCTACTTATTGCTCACTTCTGATGACGTGTACGTTCAGGACTTTTGCCAAAACGTTTGCGGATTCCATTACTTCACTTTCCCGTCCATCGTCGGGTACACTTTGCCGTACGCTTGGGTGGGTAACTCCGCCAAGCTTTGTCCGGGTACTTGTGCATACCCGTTTTCCGTACCGAATTATATGCCGGGTTTTAAAGCCGTGAAGTCACCTAACAACGACGTTGGAGTTGACGGAATGATAAGCGTAATAGCTCACGAGATTGCTGAGCTGTCAACGAACCCGTTAGTAAACGCGTGGTATGCGGGTCAGGACCCAACTTTTCCAGTGGAGATAGCGGATCTTTGTGAAGGGATTTACGGTACCGGCGGCGGCGGGTCGTACACCGGACAAATGATGAACGATAAAGAGGGTGCCACGTATAATATGAATGGGTTAAGAAGAAGGTTTTTGGTTCAATGGGTGTGGAACCATATTCTGAATTATTGCACTGGCCCTAATGCACTTGATCAGTAA